TGATCTTCTGAATGGGCTAAGGTATCGGTATTGTTTGAGGTAAGCAAGTTTTTGATTTGCTTGAGTTCAAAGCCTCGTTCTTTAAAAAAGAGAATCTGTTGTAAGGTGTTAATCTCTTTTTCACCATAAAAGCGGTAGCCACTGTCCATTTTACGAGAAGGTAGAAGGAGTCCAATCTCTTCATAGTAACGAAGGGTACGGGTGCTGACACCGGATAAGTCGGCTAATTTCCGAATAGAATAGGTCATGCTTGTTTCTCTCTTTGTTTCTGATCTTGCAAGATGTTTGGATGGGGTTTAGAGCTCAGTAGGTTTTATAGATTGAACAGTTCAATGCGCAGTAGTTGTCTGACAGGTAAAGTATTACATTGTCCATATTTTACAGGTCTAGTCAACCTTGCGAGATGAGACGATGAAATGGAGATTTTGGATAACCATCTCTGTCTCACTCTCAGTATACAACTTACCGTAACGTCAATGTCAAGAGGTTTGTAAGAAAATACGAAAAAAATGCCGCTTCGGGCATTTTTATGAATCATGGAACTAGAGATAGTCCAATAATCGTGCAACAAACTGGCTGGTGCTGAGGGCTCTTGTGCTGCAGGCTTGTGCTAGGTCTGCTGTCATTTCTTGATTTGCGATAGCTGTTTCAATTGCTTTTTGGATACGATCTGCTACTTCCTGCCAGCCGATATAAGAAAAGAGCATGGCTCCAGATAGGAGTAGGGAGCAGGGATTTGCTTGATTTTTTCCAGCGATATCTGGCGCTGTACCATGTGTGGCTTCAAAAATAGCATGACCAGTTTCATAATTGATATTGGCTCCTGGAGAAATGCCAATCCCTCCGACTTGTGCAGCAAGAGCATCACTAGCGTAATCACCGTTGAGGTTTGTCAAGACAATCACGTCAAATTTTTCAGGATGTAGGAGGGCTTGCTGGAAGAAATTGTCTGCAATGATGTCATTAATCTGTAGTTTTCCACTCTGTAGGTATGGACCATATTCTTGCTGAGCGAGTTCATAGCCCCATTTCCGAAAACCGCCCTCGGTGAATTTTTGAATATTTCCCTTATGAACGAGTGTAATACGCCGTAAATCATTGGCTAGGGCGTATTCGATTGCAGCACGGATGATTCGCTTACTTCCTTCAATCGAAATGGGTTTGATACCAATGCTAGAGCTAGCAGGAAATCGAATCTGATTGACCTTCATCTCGGTTTGGAGAAAGTGGATAAGTGTCTGAACTTCTGCTGTTTGGGCCTCCCATTCAATTCCGGCATAGATGTCTTCTGTATTTTCTCGGAAAACAACCATATTTGTTTTTTCCGGATGTTTGAGGGGGCTCTCGATTCCTTGGAAATAACGAACGGGTCGTTGGCAGGCATAGAGATCAAGTTCTTGGCGTAGGGCAACATTGAGTGAACGGATTCCGCCACCGACAGGTGTTTCCAAAGGGCCTTTGATAGCAACGAGATACTGTTTTATGCTGGTCATGGTTTCAGGAGGCAACCAACTGCCTGTTTGATCATAGGCTTTTTTACCTGCCAACAGTTCGAGCCAGTCGACTTTTTTGCGCCCTTGATAGGCTTTTTCAACGGCACAATCAAAGACCTGTTGGGCTTGTTTCCAAATATCCTGTCCAATCCCGTCTCCTTCAATGTAGGGGATAATTGGGTTATCAGGGACGACCAAATGGCCTTGTTTACAATAAATGGTGTTCGACATCTTTTCTCCTTTCTAAGGGAAGGTAGGTGAGGTGTTCTGGTCCAAGGTACTGGGAACGTGGGCGAATGAGTTTATTGGCTCCTTGTTGTTCTCGGATATGGGCAATCCAACCAGCAACTCGACTCATGGCAAAAATTAAGGTGAAGATAGAGCTGTCAATGCCAAGAACATGATAGACGGTTGCCGAGTAGAAGTCGACATTTGGAATTAATCCCTTGTTATGCTTCATGTAGTCTTCAATTTCTCGAGACAGTTGGTACCAGATTTCGTGTTCTGTTCCTAGGGTTAATTCTTTTGCCATTTGGCGGAGATAGCTTTCTCTAGGGTCTTGTGTTTTATAGACGCGGTGGCCAAAGCCCATGATTTTTTCTTGGGAATCGAGTTTTTGTTGAAGATAGCTTTTGGTGTCGCCTTGCTGACGGATTTCTTGCAACATATCAAAGACTCGTTCGTTGGCTCCTCCATGAAGCGGCCCTTTTAAGGTACCAATAGCGGTTGTGACACAAGAGTAAATATCCGATAAGGTAGAGGCACAGACCCGAGCTGCAAAGGTTGATGCGTTAAGTTCATGGTCGGCATGTAAGATTAAGGCCTTATTGAGGGCTTCAATCTCTATGGGGCTTGGGAGTTTTCCGGTTAGCATATAGAGGAAATTTTCCGCAAATCCCAAGTCTTTTCGGGGAGCAATGGGGGTCTGTCCATTTCGTAGACGAGCAAAAGTTGCAATAATCGTCGGCATTTTTGCCATTAACTGAATGGCTTGCTCATAGGTAGCTTCTGCAGAACGTTCCTCTGCCTTGACATTGTAGACTCCTAGAAGACTGACGGTGGAGCGTAGTACACTCATAGGGTGGAGGTGCTTGCGCGACTGGATGAGAATGCATTGTTCCACTGCATCGCTAATGTCGTAATTTTCTCGTAATTCTTCTGTGAATTGCTGGTATTCTTTTGCGGTCGGTAGGTGCAAATGCCACAAGAGAAAAATGGTTTCTTCAAAAGAGGCATGATTATCCATTAACTCAGAAATCGCATATCCTGCATAAGCTAACTGATCATCTTTAATCGAGCTAATCCGAGTATGGCAGGCGATGAGATCTTTTAATCCATTTTCTTCTGTCATAGGCTGTCCTTTCTATTGTTTAGAGGCTGCTAGTTTCTTACGAACGACCATTGGAAGAATGCCGCCGTTTTGGTAATAGCGAATATCAGCTGCTGCATCGAATCGCAATAAGGCTTGAAAGGCGATGGAGCCATGCTCACTATATGCGACAATGTCTACGATTTCGTGAACACCGGCTTCTTTAGGGAGGTGAATGTCATAGCTTTCAAAGCCAGTTAGACCTAAGCTATCTGCTGTCTGTCCTTCTAAAAATTGTAGGGGAGCAATTCCCATCATCACGAGGTTGGAGCGATGAATGCGTTCAAAACTTTCAGCCAGCACAGCCTTGACACCGAGTAATGCAGAGCCCTTTGCAGCCCAGTCACGACTAGATCCCATACCGTAATCTTTCCCAGCAATAATGAGCGTACCGATATTTTCTGCTTGATAAGCCATGGCTGCCTCGTAAATAGGCACAATGTCTCCCTTATAGGAAGTAAAGCCACCTATCTTTCCTTGAGCGAGTTCGTTTTTTATGCGGATATTGGCAAAGGTTCCTCGCATCATCACCTCATGATTCCCCCTGCGACTACCATAGGAATTAAAGTCCATGTAGTCAACGCCATTTTCAGTCAAATACCGACCTGCTGGACTGGTGCGGGCAATATTCCCAGCTGGAGAAATATGGTCTGTTGTGACACTATCGCCAAATTTTGCAAGTGCCTTGAGATGAAGAAGGGGGCGGATGCTCAATTCTTGGTCTAACTGATGAAAATATGGAGGGTTTTGAATGTAGGTCGATTGGACTTTCCATTGGTAGCTCGTGCTTTTTGTGACAGGAATATGATTCCATTGTTGGCTAGCTGAAAAGACTTGTTGATATTCCTTTTCAAAGAGGTCACGAGTGACATATTGCTCTACATAGGTTTCGATTTCTTGCCGTGAGGGCATGATATCTTCGAGGTAGACAGGTTCATGGTCAGGAGTAAATCCTAGTGGTTGACTTGTCAAATCAATGGTCGTATTTCCTGCAAGGGCATAGGCGACAACTAATGGGGGGCTGGCTAGAAAATTGGCCTTGACTAGTGGATTGATTCGCCCTTCAAAGTTGCGGTTGCCTGATAAAACAGCAGAGACGACTAAATCGGATTCTGTAATGGCTTGTGCCAGTTCTGGTCGAAGATTTCCAGAATTTCCGATACAGGTCGTACAGCCATAACCAACGACTTGAAAACCGAGTTTGTCCAAATAAGTTTGGAGACCGGATTCTCTCAGATAGGCAGAAACGACTTTGGAGCCTGGTGCCAAGGATGTTTTGACAGTTGGTGACACCCTTAAACCTTTTGTGACTGCATTGCGGGCGAGAAGTCCTGCTGCCATTAAAACATAAGGATTTGAAGTATTGGTACAAGAGGTGATGGCAGCGATAGCGACATGTCCGGTTTGGATTGAAAAATCTTGTCCGTCAATCGTAACTGGTACGGTCTTATCTAATTCTTCTGGAGCTAGACCGAATCCTTGAGTTCCGGCCTCACGACTAATGCTAGTTTCAAATGTGGCTTTGGCATCCGCTAAATCAATCAAATCTTGTGGGCGTTTGGGACCAGCGATACTAGGTCGAATGGTTGAGAGGTCGATGGTAATGACTTTTGTATAGCTTGGTTCAAGCTGTGGATTGTAGAAAAGATGATTGGTTCTAGCGTAATATTCCGTGAGAGCGATATGGTTTTCATCCCGATTGGTTAGGCGCATATAGTTTAAGGTTTCTTGGTCAATGGGGAAGTAGCCACAGGTTGCTCCATATTCAGGAGCCATGTTGGCAATAGTAGCCCGATCTGCTAGGCTCAATTTCGAAAGACCGGGTCCGAAATATTCGACGAATTTGCCAACGACTTGTTCCTTCCGCAAGACCTGTGTAATGGTTAGGGCTAGATCAGTTGCAGTAGCAATAGTAGGGAGTTGACCAATGAAGCGTACACCGATGACTTCTGGAACAGGGAAGTAGGAAGCCTCACCAAGCATGGCAGCTTCTGCTTCAATTCCGCCAACGCCCCAACCTAGCACACCGATTCCATTGATCATGGTCGTATGGCTATCTGTTCCAAACATGGAATCAGGATAGAGAAGCCTCTCTTTTTCGATAACAACATCGCTTAAAAATTCGAGATTGACCTGATGAATAATCCCTGTTGCAGGTGGCACAGCTCGGTAATTCGCAAAGGCAGTTTCCGCCCATTTGAGAAATTCATACCGTTCATTATTTCGCTCAAATTCCAAGGTGATATTATCTTCCAAGGCTGTGTCGCAGCTAGATACATCTACCTGCACACTATGGTCAATAACTAGGTCAACTGGAATTTCAGGATTGATGAGATGGGGATTGCCACCATGAGCTAGAACAGCCTCTCGCATAGAAGCTAAATCGACGATGACAGGTACACCTGTAAAATCTTGGAGGATAACACGGCTGGGCTTAAAGGGGACTTCACCACTTGGCGATTGAGCATCATAATGGATTAGATTGCGAATGTGATTTTTTGTGACATCGTTTCCGTCATATGTACGGAGTAAACTTTCAATGAGGATCCGAATAGTATAGGGAATCTGAGAAAGCTCCTTGCCTTCTGCAGAAACGGCCTGCCTTATGTCATAGTAGCTGTAGACATGATTGTTGAAAAGCAATGTGGATTGATTGCTCATAGGATCACCTCCGTATATTTTTCCAATTTTGAAAATAATTATACAACTGCATGCTCGATTCGTCAATGACAGAATGAAGTATATGTGAGATTATATTACATGTGTTTGGAGAAGAGGTATTAGAAGAGTTGGTCAGTCAGACTTGCAGTCACAAGGAAAAATAGTTATACTAAAGAAAAGGAGAGGGGATTATGCAGATTTCAAGTCGATTTACGATTGCGACCCACGTCTTGGTCGTATTAGCCCTAGAAGGTGAGCAGACCAAAGTAACAAGCGATTACCTAGCAGCGAGCGTTGGGGTGAATCCCGTGATTATCCGTAATGTCTTATCTCAGTTAAAAGCAGCAAATCTGATTGCAGTTACAAGAGGTAAGGGTGGAGCTAGGGTTGTGCAAAACTTATCAGACATTACGCTCTACGACATTTATGAAGCTGTCGATAGTTTAGGGAAATCAGGTCAGCTTTTTGGCTTTCATGACAATCCCAATCCAAATTGCAACATTGGCCGAACAATTCATGCGGTATTAGATGGTCGCTTAGAAGTTGCGCAACGAGCCTTAGAAGCTGAACTGAATCAAACGACTTTGGCAGATTTGGTTCAAGATGCACAGGAAAAAAGCAGTATATGAAGAAAGCAAATAGAACAGGAAGAAAGATAGAGAGTAGAAGAGTGAGCGCGACAATCCTCTAGCCATTGGAATCAGCCTTAGCTTGTCTTTTGGTCCCATGTTCGGAATCATTATTGGTAATGTGTTAGGTCATCTGGCAATGGTGCTTGCAATAGGATCAGGTTTTGGGATGTTAATTGGTATCATCGTCGCTAGCTTCCGTGCTAAATCAAAGGCTCAGAAGGAAAAAGAGTAAACGTATAAGAATGAGAGTACTTGATAGGGACTGGCTTGCCAGTCTCAGATCGAAGAAAAAGTCTTTTTATTGCCACCATTCTCATGTGCTTTCGGACATCAGCGACTTCCTTCGGAGTAAAATAATCCAGTGGATTATTTTAGCCCGAGCCCAGAAACAAAGGAGCGAGGATAATCGATTTCAACGAAATCATGACTTCTGTCTTACTCCCACTTTTAGCACGGCGGAGGTGGCGGTATTGTGCTCGCTACGCTCGCAAATTTTCTAACCTTAAAACTACAGAAAATGAAATATCATTGTAATGTTTTTCTGAATTGTGAGGTTTGTCTACATTCTGAGGGACTGGCTTGCCAGTCTTTTTTATGTGAGTGGTTCGTTTATTTTATAATTTTTCGAGTTGTAACAATTGACATTACAATTGAACGGTGTTAAGATATAGTTGTAACAACAATAATTACAACAAAAGGAGAAACAAAATGAAACTAGCAGTTATTGGAGCAAATGGACAAGCAGGACAGGCGATTGTGGCAGAAGCAGTAGCCCGTGGCCATGAGGTGACAGCGATTGTTCGTTCAAGTAATCAATCTCAAGCACAAGCGGTTCTGCAAAAGGATTTATTTGACTTGGAATCAGCAGATTTGAGCGGATTTGATGCAGTAGTGAGTGCTTTTGGTGCTTTTGCTCCTGAAACATTGCCGCAACACACGACTTCTTTGGAGCATGTAGCGAGTATTTTGGCTGGAAGCGACACGCGACTTTTAGTAGTTGGTGGGGCAGGAAGTTTGTATCTGGATGATAGCCTGACTACTCAACTCTATCAGACACCTGATTTTCCAGAAGATTTCTTCCCATTGGCAGAGGCGATGAGTAAGGGCTTGGCAGCACTCCGTAAGGTATCAAAGGTCAATTGGACCTATATCAGTCCTGCGGCAGATTTTGAAGTAGATTATCCAAAAACAGGTGAGTATCTTCTTGCTGGGGAAGTCTTTACGGTGAATCAAGCTGGTGAAAGCAAGATGAGCTATGCAGACTATGCGATTGCCATGGTGGATGAAATCGAAAATGGAAATCATCTGAATGAGCGGATTTCTGTTCTTGGAAAGTAGGTTGATTTCATGTATCCTTACCACAGTCAGATTTACCTAGGAGAAGTTGCGCTTTATGTGGAGGATGTGTATCGGGTTAGTCAATTTTATCAGCAGATACTAGGCTTAGCAGTGCTTGCAGAAACTGACACAGAGGTCCTATTAGGAGTAGGCAAGGAAGGGCTTGTTCGTCTGTTACCTGCTACTCAAGGGAAATCCAGGACGTGTGGTCTTTATCATCTAGCCCTTTTAGTCCCTGAGCGAAAAGACTTGGCAGCTATCTTTAAACGCTTGGTGGAGAACCGCATTTCGATGGTGGGAGGTTCAGATCATGGCTATAGCGAAGCTATTTATTTGGAAGATCCAGAAGGAAATGGTATCGAACTCTATTATGATAAGGATGTGATGCAGTGGGATATCCGAGAAGATGGGCGAATTGTTGGTGTGACGGAGGAATTGGCTGTGCAAGAATTGTATGAAGATGGGGCCTATACAGAGCCTTTTCAGCTAGCAAGAGGCACTCGCATGGGGCATGTCCATTTATCTGTTCGAGAAAGTCAGCCAGCCAGTGCATTTTATCGAGCCTTGCTAGGGTTGGAGGATAAATTTTCTATACCGACAGGCAGTTGGTTGGCTTCTGGCGATTATCATCACCACCTTGCTGTTAATGAATGGTCGGGAAAACACCTTAAACCACATCAAAAAGGTCAAGCAGGTCTGGCATATTTTACCGTTCTTGTCGAAAGCAAGGAATATTTACTGGCGGTGTACGAACGGGCAATCCATTTAGGAGTTTCTGTTCGATGGCTTCAGTCTCGTCTGCTCGAACTCACTGATACTGACGGCATTGTCGTGCGGGTTGGTATGAAATAAGTGATAGAAAGGGAAGTACAAATGAAAAAAATCGGAAACCTCACATGCTTTTTTAGTAGTCTGGTTGTCTTAGAATTTCTCTATATTTTTTATCTGGAGACCATTATGACTGCTTCAGAGACTACTTCGCGCGTCTTTGCCATTCCTGTTGAGGTGCTAAAGACGGATACGGTTCAATTACTCTTTCAAAATCAGGGTGTCTACAATCTGATGATTGCTGTCGTACTTGTTTACACCTTAGTTTTCAGTAAAAATAAGGTTGAACTGCTATTGGTAACGCTGATTTATATTTTAGTCGTGGCTCTTTATGGTGGTTGGACTAGCGATATCAGTATTTTCTTCAAACAAGGAAGTGTCCCTCTCTTAGCAACACTTAGTCTGGCCTATGATATTGCAAAAAATAGGAAGGATTGAGACATCAATGAAGTGGTGGAAAATTATTGGTCTAGGGGGAGTTTTCATGCTCGTGCTAGCCTATGTAGGGACTTCCTTTTACTTTGCGAAAAGTATTGTAAAACCTACTCCGATGACCTTAGCTGAGGAAGAAGCATGGGAAAAAGAGCATGGCCTGTGGAATGATTTTGACCAATATGAGGTAGAAGAGTATACCGTTAAGGGGGTGGATGATTATCCCTTGCATGTGACCTTGGTCAAGGCAGCGGATCCTAATAGTAAAAAGTATGTGATTATCACCCACGGCTTTCGTTCCAATCGAAATGGAGCCGCCAAGTATGTGGAAGTCTATCGTAGCTTGGGCTATCACTGCATTATCTATGATGTTCGTGGCCATGGGAAGAATGCTCCAGCCACAGTGACATTGGGTAATGTCGAGTCAAAAGATCTTCTGTATTTGATTGAAGATAGTTACCAACGCTATGGTTCTGATAGTTATCTAGGACTTCAGGGGGAGTCAATGGGCAGCTCCATTTCGCTAAACGCCTTACAATACCAACCCAAGGTTCAATTTGTCGTAGCAGATTGTGGTTTTACCAATCTGTATGACTTAATTGCGGCTGGTTATCAGGCCAATCACGTCAGTTTTCTCATGCCGGGAGTTAGTTGGATGACCAAACATATTTACGGTGTTGATATGAAAGAAACTAGTGCCATTGATGCAGTTGCAAACAATCAGAGCATTCCAATCACCTTTATCCATGGTGCAGATGATCGATTTATTTTACCTGAAAATAGTCAGCAATTGGCGGAGAAAAATCCGACTCCAGACACAGTCAAGTTGGTTGACGGTGCAGCCCACGCAGCATCGAGAGAAATTCTAGGCGTTGCAGGCTATCAGGCACTCGTTCAGCAAAATCCGAATGTAAAATAGAATTTGAGGTTGAGAGCTATTTCATTCCTATAGTTACAAAGTATAAAAACAAACTAATCTTTTCGAACCCAGTGACTCAGTCAGCGTGATGGAAACTGTACCGAATCATCTAATACAAAAATTAAAAGAAACATCTAAAAACCGAATGATGGTTACTTAGTCTCTTTTGAGAAAGTACCAACATTCGGTTTTTATTGTATTATTTTTTATCAAAAGACTTTTTTGATGGGTTTCCCCTTTGCTAGCTCGTTTTCTTGCTGATACTCTATAAAAAATTTAATTAGGCAATGAAACTGTAGGTAGTGAGGTTAGGACAGAAAGATGTTGATTTTTGACATTCTTTATCATTAAATCTTATAATATATTAGACATAAAAAACGAACAAGCTAGCATTCTGAAGGTTAGAAAACGAGCTTTGTTCGCTTTTTGTATTTAGAATTGGACTTTTGTCCACTCCCAAGTAATTTCTTTTTCAACAGTTCAGCAAGGTAAGGATGGGAGAAGCTGATTTTTGACGAGTATTAGTCAAAATACAATAGTTCCTTGCTGGTATCAGTAAAGACTTCAAAACCATTTGCTGTGACGTAGCCGCAGTCCTCAATGCGGACGCCGACTTTTCCAGGGATATAGATACCTGGTTCAACAGAGAAGCACATGCCTTCTTCGAGGACGAGATCATTTCCTTCCATAATCGACGGGAATTCGTGGACATCCATCCCAATTCCGTGTCCCAAGCGGTGGTTAAAATACTCACCATAGCCTGCTTTTTCAATCACTTCACGAGCTGCGCGGTCTACTTCATGGGCTGTTACACCCGGTTTGATAAAGTCGAGTGCTGCTTGTTGGGCTTCAAGCGTGAGAGCGTAAATGTCTTTTTTGAACTGGTCAGGTTGGCCAACCGCAACTGTTCTGGTCATATCGCTTGCATAGCCATTTGCCATAATCCCTAGGTCAAAGAGGAGAAGGGCATTATTTTCTATCTTGTGAGGGCCAGGGATACCATGAGGATTCGCAGCATTGTTACCTGTTAAGACCATGGTTTCAAAGCTCATTTCAAGTCCTTCGCGTTTCATCGCAAATTCAATTTCAGCGATAATATCTGTTTCTGTTTTAGCGAGTGAAATGGCCTCAAAACCTAATTGAACTGCCTTGTCAGCCCATTTTCCTGCAGTCATCATCTTTTGGATTTCATCTGCTGATTTGATTAAACGCATGCGGTTGATGATTGGAGTAAGATTGTCAAATGTTGCTTGCTCAAAGACAGTTTTTAAGCCTTGATATTTGGTCAGAATCAGATTGTCAAACTCAAGTCCAATGTGGTTGTAGTTTTTGGCTGGTAAAGCAGCTTTGATTTTTTCCCAAGGATTTTCAGAATCCACATAGCCTACAACTGGAAAGGCAACTGATTGACGAGCGCGTTCAGCATCCAAGGCTGGAACAAAGAGGAGCGGTGTACTTTCTTGGCTGATAAAGAGGAACATTTGGCGTTCATGGGGGTCGCTATAAAAACCAGTCAGATAGGAAATCGAAACAGGATCTGAAAAGACAGCCATATCTAATTCAGTACGGTGTAATTGTTTCAGAATATCATTGATTTTGCTCATAAAAATACCTTCTTTCTACTTGTTTCATTGTGTCAAAAAAGAGCAAAAAAATCAAGGATTTATTGTGAAAAAACAAAAGAGATGAGGAGGTCTGGTCAGAAGTAGGATATGAAGGGAATAAGTTCCTCTCAATGTGTGAATGGACGCACGAAAAAGAAGGATAGGGAATCGGTTGAAATCGTGCAGAAAGGAAAGCTATGGACCGTGATTTTGGGGATTCTTGCTCATTTCCAAGTATTTTCTTTGATTTCTCATCTTTTTTCAAAAAAATGTGGTCTATCTCTTGAAAGGGATTTCAAAAAGTGATACACTATAAAGAGGGTGAAAGCGTAATTTTCATAAAAAGAAAGTGAAAGGAACTGACGATTATGTTGAATACTGATGATACGGTAACCATTTACGATGTTGCTCGGGAAGCAGGCGTTTCCATGGCAACCGTTAGCCGAGTAGTAAATGGCAATAAGAATGTAAAAGAGAACACACGTAAAAAAGTATTGGAAGTGATTGATCGCTTGGATTACCGACCAAATGCCGTGGCGCGTGGGTTGGCGAGTAAGAAAACGACAACGGTTGGGGTAGTTATTCCAAATATTGCCAATGCCTATTTTGCGACCTTGGCAAAAGGGATTGATGATATTGCGGACATGTATAAATACAATATTGTCTTGGCAAACAGTGATGAAAATGATGAAAAAGAAATCAACGTGGTTAATACGCTGTTTTCAAAACAGGTGGACGGCATTATTTTCATGGGCTACCATTTGACAGATAAGATTCGTGCCGAGTTTTCTCGTTCACGGACTCCGATTGTCCTTGCAGGGACAGTTGATTTAGAACATCAGTTACCAAGTGTCAATATTGATTATGCGAAAGCAACAAAAGATTCAGTTGAATTGTTAGCGAAAAACAATGAAAAAATTGCCTTTGTGTCAGGTCCTCTAGTGGATGAAATCAATGGAAAAGTACGTTTCTCAGGCTACAAGGAAGGATTGAAAGAAAAAGGCCTAACCTTTAACGAGGGTCTAGTCTTTGAATCCAAATACAAGTACGAAGAAGGCTATGCTCTTGCAGATCGTATCTTGAATGCTGGTGCCACAGCGGCCTACGTAGCAGAAGATGAAATTGCAGCAGGCTTGCTCAATGGGATTGTCGATAAGGGAATCAAGGTACCAGAAGAGTTTGAAATTATCACAAGTGACGACTCCTTGGTGACAAAATTCACCAGTCCAAACTTAACTTCTGTTAGCCAGCCCTTGTATGATATCGGTGCAATTGCCATGCGGATGTTGACAAAGATTATGCATAAGGAAGAGTTGGATACACGTGAAGTGATTTTGAATCATGGTATTAAAGAACGCAAATCAACCAAATAATGAATGAAGCTGGGCAGAGATGTCTGGCTTTTTTT
Above is a window of Streptococcus sp. zg-86 DNA encoding:
- a CDS encoding M24 family metallopeptidase → MSKINDILKQLHRTELDMAVFSDPVSISYLTGFYSDPHERQMFLFISQESTPLLFVPALDAERARQSVAFPVVGYVDSENPWEKIKAALPAKNYNHIGLEFDNLILTKYQGLKTVFEQATFDNLTPIINRMRLIKSADEIQKMMTAGKWADKAVQLGFEAISLAKTETDIIAEIEFAMKREGLEMSFETMVLTGNNAANPHGIPGPHKIENNALLLFDLGIMANGYASDMTRTVAVGQPDQFKKDIYALTLEAQQAALDFIKPGVTAHEVDRAAREVIEKAGYGEYFNHRLGHGIGMDVHEFPSIMEGNDLVLEEGMCFSVEPGIYIPGKVGVRIEDCGYVTANGFEVFTDTSKELLYFD
- the ccpA gene encoding catabolite control protein A; protein product: MNTDDTVTIYDVAREAGVSMATVSRVVNGNKNVKENTRKKVLEVIDRLDYRPNAVARGLASKKTTTVGVVIPNIANAYFATLAKGIDDIADMYKYNIVLANSDENDEKEINVVNTLFSKQVDGIIFMGYHLTDKIRAEFSRSRTPIVLAGTVDLEHQLPSVNIDYAKATKDSVELLAKNNEKIAFVSGPLVDEINGKVRFSGYKEGLKEKGLTFNEGLVFESKYKYEEGYALADRILNAGATAAYVAEDEIAAGLLNGIVDKGIKVPEEFEIITSDDSLVTKFTSPNLTSVSQPLYDIGAIAMRMLTKIMHKEELDTREVILNHGIKERKSTK